A single Rickettsiales bacterium DNA region contains:
- a CDS encoding tetratricopeptide repeat protein, with amino-acid sequence MNPEHSFNQLADDQPTTEAIQEKKALFAEYFQSFMKDKIKKYTALLTSKTSNIDVLDAGLGIGEIHIGKKCQRAIATIDWLADLPGLDQVPGNRFFGNTLKAGIRLGYVNRRQKQLNTYEGKLEVEDNLINAVLKEVSLEVVRIFEFQIAALKKDDLEKVAKHAMKRIMKGLGQEGISFDRNDMLGALVSVSKISQSEEVDTILMDDQGDPIKWNIDSIFRKPGLRYEVVRDNDQQPTYEFYKLQESEDIKPDKYGYRNRIMSYSEDIKEFIEHRVDEALKGALNSQKVTGNFCYYQPMTRIIGFSEIQEYLIISDDQQKSLNQIITEKYTFDNRAPVQTVYRDIPIGTALINIGIERIESSNFIGVDFVRADFTGIKYINADFTQSLLLFANFRLANLGRSVIIGADLTFANLQRVNLEEVAMKGANLDFSDLSSATIGDNEDFLNAQTDNAVIGEIGDDKTIINPILVANTFKALQSQILNGNLQIEELRVKYDQLEIMYKALAQIERRCNFDQPDRLYQRGFGLVELVLNKLELGKVALTGIFGSGKSYLAQSSLRSYLDNNPDSLVWKLDASSEMTIEEGYRELAHNIGMEWKRNTKFNGLINEIATKLASNNQIQKVILFYDNAINNKFLASYTLGGLDKTRIIVTSQQREFFAEEEYNIREEQIKFTPQEAIGFLTNNKAIEEISLEDQTKYQDLAESFNYLPIGLAIARDYMHDTRTTILDYCNLISDQDVEQYIALSPEFKPLYIPLYNALRLSLARLTPKSKAVLYQTAFLSGQAIPLLLLPDTQGVHRNIDAGAFASNIQDSSLAQIDGEDNSRTVFIHEFVQKNIKILMTSEEKLRTSELLLNKLTKYFVKDTRFRCEEAELFTKSFANQQSILSSFDLNQLLLPHVENLLQIIDKENLELSLVGQLNQIKLFNVLGYFYTQIGGGRAQESEYWLMQAKDKFEQVTGLKKDIIEQDLPVLSEQIYNHLQNFALTNRDELESFYPNLGVEGKEWVGLKTLQSYYFTELYVSILYSLGRTYFYDKKTYISRIEIFKGHLQLANELSHIIEKKTDIKIIHQYLTETNGLLYFDLEDKSNKDIISNVVSRYNSLAEDKNYYYEEGKLKKQPEDINAIYSKITCYKQIVLACDLLKKSNEARQYLDKLELQFQALEQKGRKSERIAGFYNLRGNNFLEDISSGNLKLARESFLRAYNEEKSKTQNIGKTDYPLFDACIGLGRVELKRNNHESAQLYFNEAKAIADILYPNGNTKLEELRLEKDNHLQINSLGNVFVVFDHDSYRQARSINDVSTQLRLMQELALAYRTKAIENSDELAYAKAGGLINYCINLCKDKDGLINEEFRTDVILFDKQLIEIEQEYLLTISKQKKEYNAVNDATLRYKAKLKEIRDIAKAELHRIGQEYKVHYVESGELSESDKVVEYEKSEQIKSLFGDITEKMKSLIESMIIDCQVVLGDAPCEYAIIAFGSMARKEMTPFSDFEWGILLEDTINAVDDASRRAKREEVEKYFTDLSKYLLIKIINLGETILPSLAIAELNDYDNSKIDGSRFYDDNTPRGFSMDGLMPSASKWPLGNVHVNSIGPEQRFKLIGTASELAKLHDKEHYSIDKHFTTVLSTVSLVHGSINAEELVDVFRAATMEELNKPSDQPDKTIQEKRALQLLTEALEQHGYNGGKFGEEGHYFDVKQLYRIPNLFIEHLSLYFAIEGNSVWEKLESLQLKVINRDSDQTIFSPVGANNLKIASSMVLSWRLDAYLERGEQKDDIISLDEGGLAEGRLNEVLRINRAELFRIYYSFTLFTDHLRNFVNNGGRKIIVKEDYYDNSDFARGGIYNNFLELDKALECYKKDEEIVLAEYGEASLEFANNLINRGAVYINKGEYGTAQNCFENALAIKRIKENVPAEMAILYGSLGSVCNSQGKSDAALEYYTLALEKARNISPSNPLVAKVLLMIGNIYYSRNNDNEALVYFRDALTIQREINHPDVSVTLDNIGSILRERKEYIEAMRCFSESLSVQERKLGKDHPNIAITLNNIGVWHRVQNNYIAAAKFYENALKIQKHRLPLDHPDIANTYNNIGNLHACQKQHQKALSFFDDALSIRIKQGENHQSIATIQLNKAKAYRQLELYEKAIQPFKEVLRIWNNQPGQHSLERMCEIADVLSSLGSVQFALAREEEKQVESSITMTKYEEAVSNYRNALRIWKELQEQDTLFSVERLCEVADTSAELGLVQFLLARMSAELDSTNEHVEEKLAEAMAMVRTAKEIYEHNKPNHVNYAKTLRCLGDIYDAYGDNLSSIKCYKQSANLLYIEEGESEKFSNYCLNYANSIASIEDVKEQRDLLVEIIVTYRINTLAPQHPLQQIVPVFVQISKYCAQVSFDGGEIDEAIMILEVVDNLYPNMFDIYQELEQYRHIKVTRTEEITNPELTSAILSNRQGNLVQEDGIEEKSEIITTEGTTNSQLVEQPEKIENSKSSNDVEIRHMVQVSDNPLLNHPQIHLIFQVAYKAGKIEAVNKIIDLGMEQKAYQSLIEDIEFEGVDVAVSKAVLPIIPQNDLILLTCDTTFVSSTEEMLDSNQEYYSFDILNQFIGWTSNKLDLDVAWQLRKILYQKELKQFNHILHNNNIGKPIDILRTPSDFRKTVLLKLHPDKGGNPQDFIFVKGLQEKLSQEIDINQKLADKAQAVQPMLYKAGIVFKGLDTAVDTARLIYEPTIENVKKLAFDTSYLYGMYHGVNGYSSIVSATDILYKAYQGEYTQALKQLTTTASYMALPIIIESTGPYLSFTYGAGITLYSGYIAITNLYSFYQEYGSVKFELKSTTAYKDITKVVSSSPLQQIYDFAVTSKQYQIKINNINLDLEKTAIKTQLEAKGDFGKKLYEYVYSPILDVKYDLLNKIILGELTEEQFESLRAKHIKITIDNQAYDHCIEINSIKEFSYAGNSATNRESYYCYNEEQQILDHILVGKNLEYVEIIERI; translated from the coding sequence ATGAATCCAGAACATTCTTTTAATCAATTAGCTGATGATCAACCAACAACTGAAGCAATTCAAGAAAAGAAAGCATTATTTGCCGAGTATTTTCAAAGCTTTATGAAAGATAAGATAAAGAAATACACTGCATTATTAACTAGTAAAACTAGCAATATTGATGTTTTAGATGCAGGGTTAGGAATTGGAGAAATCCATATTGGTAAAAAGTGCCAGAGGGCTATAGCTACAATTGATTGGCTAGCCGATTTACCTGGCTTAGATCAAGTGCCTGGTAATAGGTTTTTTGGTAATACTTTAAAAGCAGGAATTAGATTAGGTTATGTGAATCGTCGCCAAAAGCAACTCAATACTTATGAGGGTAAATTAGAGGTTGAGGACAATTTAATTAACGCTGTACTTAAGGAAGTAAGTTTAGAAGTAGTAAGAATATTTGAGTTTCAAATTGCAGCGTTAAAAAAAGATGACCTAGAAAAGGTTGCCAAACATGCAATGAAACGAATAATGAAGGGTTTAGGACAAGAAGGTATATCGTTTGATCGTAACGATATGTTAGGAGCTTTAGTTTCAGTTAGTAAAATAAGCCAAAGTGAGGAGGTTGATACTATTTTAATGGATGATCAAGGAGATCCAATAAAATGGAATATTGATAGTATATTTAGAAAACCTGGTCTTAGATATGAAGTAGTAAGAGATAACGACCAACAACCAACATATGAATTTTATAAATTGCAAGAATCAGAGGATATAAAGCCAGATAAATACGGTTATCGTAATCGAATAATGTCTTACTCAGAAGATATTAAAGAATTTATAGAGCATCGAGTTGATGAGGCTTTAAAAGGAGCTCTAAATAGTCAAAAAGTAACAGGTAATTTTTGTTATTATCAACCAATGACAAGAATTATTGGTTTTAGTGAAATACAGGAATATCTGATTATATCAGATGATCAACAAAAATCTTTAAACCAAATTATTACTGAAAAATATACTTTTGACAATAGAGCTCCAGTACAAACTGTATATCGTGATATTCCTATAGGAACAGCATTAATAAATATTGGTATAGAAAGAATAGAGAGTTCTAATTTTATTGGAGTAGATTTCGTTCGTGCAGATTTTACAGGTATTAAGTATATCAATGCGGATTTTACTCAGAGCTTATTACTGTTTGCTAATTTTAGGTTAGCTAATTTAGGTCGTAGTGTAATTATTGGTGCTGATTTGACTTTTGCTAATTTACAAAGGGTAAATCTAGAGGAGGTAGCTATGAAAGGAGCTAATTTAGATTTTAGTGATCTTAGTTCGGCGACAATAGGAGATAATGAAGATTTCTTAAATGCTCAAACAGATAATGCTGTTATAGGAGAAATAGGTGATGATAAAACAATTATTAATCCTATTTTAGTGGCTAATACTTTTAAAGCGTTACAGAGTCAGATTTTAAATGGTAACTTGCAAATAGAAGAGTTAAGAGTTAAGTATGATCAGCTTGAAATAATGTATAAAGCATTAGCTCAGATAGAGCGTAGATGTAACTTTGATCAACCTGATAGACTTTATCAGCGAGGTTTTGGTTTAGTGGAACTAGTCTTAAATAAGCTTGAGTTAGGGAAGGTGGCCTTAACTGGTATATTTGGTTCTGGTAAATCATATTTGGCGCAAAGTAGTTTACGTAGTTATTTAGATAACAATCCTGATAGTTTGGTTTGGAAGTTAGATGCGTCTTCAGAAATGACTATAGAAGAGGGTTATAGAGAATTAGCTCATAATATCGGTATGGAATGGAAAAGAAATACTAAATTCAATGGTTTAATAAATGAAATAGCAACAAAGTTAGCTAGTAATAATCAGATACAAAAAGTGATATTATTTTATGATAATGCTATAAATAATAAATTCTTAGCTAGTTATACTCTTGGTGGTTTAGATAAAACTAGAATTATTGTTACCTCTCAACAAAGAGAATTTTTTGCTGAAGAAGAGTACAACATAAGGGAAGAGCAGATTAAATTCACTCCACAAGAGGCAATAGGATTTCTAACTAATAATAAGGCAATAGAAGAAATAAGTTTAGAAGATCAAACAAAATATCAAGATTTAGCTGAAAGCTTTAATTATTTGCCAATAGGCCTGGCAATAGCTAGAGACTATATGCACGATACAAGAACTACAATTTTAGATTATTGTAATCTAATTAGTGATCAAGATGTTGAGCAATATATTGCTTTATCTCCTGAATTTAAGCCTTTATATATTCCTTTATATAATGCTTTACGCTTATCATTGGCTCGTTTAACTCCAAAGAGTAAAGCTGTACTTTATCAAACAGCATTTTTAAGTGGGCAAGCTATACCTTTGTTGTTATTGCCTGATACACAGGGAGTTCATAGGAACATTGATGCTGGAGCATTTGCCTCTAACATTCAAGACTCATCTTTAGCGCAGATTGATGGAGAAGATAATAGCAGAACAGTTTTTATACATGAGTTTGTACAAAAGAACATAAAAATACTAATGACTTCTGAAGAAAAACTGAGAACCTCTGAACTCTTGCTCAATAAATTAACTAAATACTTTGTAAAAGATACAAGGTTTAGATGCGAAGAAGCAGAATTATTTACTAAAAGTTTTGCTAATCAACAGTCCATCTTGTCTAGCTTTGATTTAAACCAATTATTACTACCTCACGTAGAAAATTTACTACAAATTATTGATAAAGAAAACCTTGAGCTATCGTTGGTTGGTCAGTTAAATCAGATAAAATTATTTAATGTTTTAGGTTATTTTTATACTCAGATTGGAGGGGGACGTGCCCAAGAGTCTGAATACTGGTTAATGCAAGCAAAGGATAAATTTGAGCAAGTTACGGGCTTAAAAAAAGATATAATAGAGCAAGATCTTCCTGTATTGAGTGAACAAATTTATAATCATTTACAAAACTTCGCTTTAACTAATAGAGATGAATTAGAAAGCTTCTACCCAAATTTAGGAGTTGAAGGGAAAGAGTGGGTAGGATTGAAAACTCTGCAGAGTTATTATTTTACAGAGCTCTATGTATCAATTCTTTATTCTTTAGGTAGAACTTATTTTTATGATAAAAAAACTTATATATCACGTATAGAAATATTTAAGGGTCATCTACAATTAGCAAATGAATTAAGCCATATAATAGAGAAGAAAACAGATATAAAAATAATTCATCAATATCTTACAGAAACAAACGGATTATTGTATTTTGATTTAGAAGATAAAAGTAATAAAGATATAATATCAAATGTTGTAAGTAGATATAATAGTTTAGCAGAAGATAAGAACTACTATTATGAAGAAGGTAAGTTAAAGAAGCAGCCTGAGGATATAAATGCAATATATAGTAAAATAACATGTTATAAACAAATCGTGTTAGCTTGCGATCTTTTAAAGAAGTCAAACGAAGCTAGGCAGTATTTAGATAAACTAGAGTTGCAGTTTCAAGCTTTAGAGCAAAAAGGGCGTAAATCTGAAAGAATAGCCGGTTTCTATAACCTCAGAGGCAATAACTTTTTAGAAGATATAAGTAGTGGAAATTTAAAATTAGCAAGAGAATCTTTCTTAAGGGCATATAATGAAGAGAAATCAAAAACACAAAATATAGGAAAAACAGACTACCCCTTGTTTGACGCATGTATAGGTTTAGGAAGAGTAGAGTTAAAACGTAATAATCATGAGAGTGCCCAATTATATTTTAATGAAGCAAAAGCTATTGCAGATATATTATACCCAAATGGTAATACAAAATTAGAAGAATTAAGACTTGAAAAAGATAACCATTTGCAAATAAATTCTTTAGGAAACGTGTTTGTTGTTTTTGATCATGATAGTTATAGACAAGCACGCTCTATTAATGATGTGTCAACTCAACTTAGACTAATGCAAGAATTAGCTTTAGCATATAGAACGAAAGCAATTGAAAATAGTGATGAATTGGCCTATGCAAAAGCTGGTGGTCTAATTAACTACTGTATTAATTTATGCAAAGATAAAGATGGATTGATAAATGAGGAGTTTAGAACAGATGTAATATTATTTGATAAGCAATTAATAGAAATAGAACAAGAATATCTACTAACGATCTCGAAACAAAAAAAGGAATATAATGCAGTTAATGATGCAACTTTAAGATATAAGGCTAAATTAAAAGAAATTAGAGATATTGCTAAAGCAGAGTTACATAGGATTGGTCAAGAGTATAAAGTGCATTATGTAGAATCTGGAGAACTTAGTGAAAGTGATAAAGTTGTAGAATATGAAAAAAGTGAACAAATAAAATCTCTATTTGGTGATATTACAGAAAAAATGAAATCTTTGATAGAGAGTATGATAATTGATTGCCAAGTAGTTTTAGGAGATGCTCCTTGTGAATATGCAATTATAGCATTTGGTTCAATGGCAAGAAAAGAAATGACTCCATTTTCTGATTTTGAGTGGGGTATTTTATTAGAAGATACAATAAATGCAGTGGATGATGCCTCTAGGAGAGCAAAAAGAGAAGAGGTAGAAAAGTACTTCACTGATTTAAGTAAGTATCTGCTAATTAAAATAATAAATCTAGGTGAAACAATATTGCCTTCTTTGGCTATTGCGGAACTTAATGACTATGATAATAGTAAAATAGATGGCTCTAGATTCTATGATGATAATACCCCTAGAGGATTTAGTATGGACGGATTAATGCCTAGCGCAAGCAAATGGCCATTAGGTAATGTGCATGTGAATAGTATTGGACCTGAACAAAGATTCAAATTAATTGGGACAGCTTCAGAATTGGCGAAACTGCATGATAAAGAACACTATTCAATAGACAAACACTTTACAACGGTACTTAGCACAGTGTCGTTAGTACATGGTAGCATTAATGCTGAAGAATTAGTTGATGTATTTAGAGCAGCTACAATGGAAGAATTAAACAAACCAAGTGATCAACCTGATAAAACAATACAGGAAAAAAGAGCTCTACAGCTTCTTACTGAAGCTTTAGAGCAACATGGCTATAATGGTGGAAAATTTGGTGAAGAGGGTCATTATTTTGATGTTAAGCAATTATATCGTATTCCTAATCTATTTATTGAACATTTAAGTTTATATTTTGCAATTGAAGGTAATAGTGTATGGGAAAAGTTAGAATCGTTACAGCTTAAAGTTATAAACAGAGATTCTGATCAAACTATATTTAGTCCAGTTGGAGCAAATAATTTAAAAATTGCTTCTTCTATGGTGCTCTCTTGGAGACTAGATGCATATTTAGAACGAGGAGAGCAGAAAGATGACATAATATCCTTAGATGAGGGTGGATTAGCAGAAGGAAGATTAAATGAAGTTTTAAGAATAAACAGGGCAGAATTATTTAGAATATACTATAGTTTTACTTTGTTTACTGATCATTTAAGGAACTTCGTAAATAATGGAGGGCGGAAAATTATCGTAAAAGAAGATTATTATGATAATAGTGATTTTGCAAGAGGCGGTATATACAATAATTTTCTAGAATTAGATAAAGCATTGGAGTGCTATAAAAAAGACGAAGAAATAGTTCTAGCTGAATATGGAGAAGCTTCTCTTGAATTTGCTAATAATCTTATAAACAGGGGAGCTGTATATATAAACAAAGGAGAATATGGCACTGCGCAAAACTGTTTTGAAAATGCGCTAGCAATAAAGCGAATTAAAGAAAATGTTCCTGCGGAAATGGCCATACTTTATGGTAGTTTAGGAAGTGTATGTAATAGTCAAGGTAAGTCTGACGCAGCATTAGAATATTATACTCTAGCCTTAGAGAAGGCACGCAACATAAGCCCATCTAACCCTTTGGTAGCAAAAGTTTTATTAATGATAGGTAATATATATTATAGCCGAAATAACGATAATGAAGCATTGGTATATTTTAGAGATGCGCTAACAATTCAGCGAGAAATAAATCATCCTGATGTTTCAGTAACTCTTGATAATATTGGTTCTATACTTAGAGAAAGAAAAGAATATATAGAGGCAATGAGATGTTTTAGTGAGTCATTATCCGTGCAGGAACGTAAATTAGGAAAAGATCATCCAAATATTGCAATTACTCTTAACAATATTGGAGTCTGGCACAGGGTACAAAATAACTATATTGCTGCTGCAAAATTTTATGAAAATGCATTAAAAATTCAAAAACATAGATTGCCCCTTGATCATCCAGATATTGCTAATACGTATAATAATATAGGAAATCTACATGCTTGCCAAAAACAGCATCAAAAAGCGTTATCATTCTTCGATGATGCTCTGTCCATTAGAATTAAGCAGGGAGAAAATCATCAATCAATTGCTACAATACAGCTAAACAAAGCAAAAGCATATCGCCAACTGGAATTATATGAAAAGGCCATACAGCCTTTCAAGGAAGTTTTAAGAATTTGGAATAATCAACCAGGTCAACATAGTCTAGAGAGAATGTGTGAAATTGCTGATGTGTTGTCTAGTTTAGGTTCAGTGCAGTTTGCTCTTGCACGAGAAGAAGAGAAACAAGTTGAATCTTCAATTACTATGACAAAATATGAAGAGGCTGTAAGTAATTATAGAAATGCTCTGAGGATTTGGAAAGAGTTGCAAGAGCAAGATACTTTATTCAGCGTGGAAAGATTATGTGAAGTTGCAGATACTTCAGCTGAATTAGGGCTTGTACAATTCTTGTTAGCACGTATGTCAGCAGAATTAGATAGTACTAATGAACATGTAGAAGAAAAACTAGCTGAGGCAATGGCTATGGTGCGTACTGCAAAAGAAATTTATGAACATAATAAGCCAAATCACGTCAACTATGCAAAAACACTTAGATGTTTAGGGGATATTTATGATGCTTATGGTGATAATTTATCCTCTATTAAATGCTATAAGCAGTCTGCTAATTTATTATACATTGAAGAAGGTGAATCTGAAAAATTTAGTAATTATTGTCTAAATTATGCAAATTCTATAGCTTCAATCGAAGATGTAAAAGAGCAAAGAGATCTTTTGGTAGAAATAATCGTAACATATAGAATCAATACTCTAGCACCTCAACATCCACTTCAGCAGATAGTTCCAGTATTCGTACAAATTTCAAAATATTGTGCACAAGTAAGCTTTGATGGAGGTGAGATTGATGAAGCAATAATGATATTAGAAGTAGTTGATAATCTTTATCCTAATATGTTTGATATTTATCAGGAGTTAGAACAATACCGCCACATAAAAGTAACTAGGACTGAAGAAATTACTAACCCAGAATTAACCAGTGCTATATTATCTAATAGACAAGGTAATTTAGTGCAAGAAGATGGAATAGAAGAAAAATCAGAAATTATAACAACAGAAGGTACAACAAACTCTCAATTAGTTGAACAGCCTGAGAAAATTGAAAATAGCAAATCAAGCAATGATGTTGAAATCAGACATATGGTGCAAGTATCTGATAACCCTCTATTAAATCATCCACAAATACATCTAATATTTCAGGTTGCTTATAAAGCTGGAAAAATAGAGGCAGTTAATAAAATAATTGATTTAGGCATGGAGCAAAAAGCTTATCAAAGTTTAATTGAGGATATAGAATTTGAAGGAGTAGATGTAGCAGTTTCTAAAGCTGTATTACCTATAATCCCTCAAAATGATTTAATACTACTTACTTGCGATACTACGTTTGTAAGTTCTACAGAAGAAATGTTAGATTCAAACCAAGAGTACTATAGTTTTGATATATTGAATCAATTTATAGGATGGACTTCAAATAAATTAGATTTAGATGTGGCTTGGCAACTTAGAAAAATCTTATACCAAAAAGAACTAAAACAATTCAATCACATACTACATAATAATAATATTGGTAAACCTATAGACATTTTAAGAACTCCTAGTGACTTTAGGAAAACTGTTTTACTAAAACTTCACCCAGATAAAGGTGGTAATCCGCAAGACTTTATTTTTGTTAAAGGTTTGCAAGAAAAGCTATCTCAAGAGATAGATATAAATCAAAAACTAGCTGACAAGGCTCAAGCTGTTCAGCCTATGCTTTATAAAGCAGGAATTGTTTTTAAGGGACTGGATACAGCAGTAGATACGGCTAGATTAATATATGAGCCTACAATTGAGAACGTTAAGAAACTAGCTTTTGATACTAGTTATCTTTATGGTATGTATCACGGGGTGAATGGTTATTCTAGCATAGTAAGTGCAACAGATATTTTATATAAAGCTTACCAAGGTGAATATACACAAGCTCTTAAACAACTAACAACTACAGCTAGTTATATGGCGTTACCTATCATCATTGAATCGACAGGTCCTTATCTTAGCTTCACCTATGGAGCTGGTATAACTTTATACAGTGGGTATATTGCTATTACCAATCTATATTCCTTTTACCAAGAATATGGTAGTGTGAAATTTGAACTAAAATCAACCACGGCATATAAAGATATTACTAAAGTCGTATCAAGTTCCCCGCTACAGCAAATATATGATTTTGCTGTAACTTCTAAGCAATATCAAATTAAAATAAATAATATTAATTTAGATTTAGAAAAAACAGCCATAAAAACTCAACTAGAAGCAAAAGGAGATTTTGGTAAAAAGCTGTATGAGTATGTTTATTCTCCAATTTTAGATGTGAAATATGATTTATTAAACAAAATTATACTAGGTGAATTAACTGAAGAACAATTTGAATCTCTAAGGGCAAAACATATTAAGATAACTATAGATAATCAAGCCTATGATCACTGTATAGAGATAAACAGCATAAAAGAGTTTAGTTATGCTGGTAATAGCGCTACTAATAGAGAAAGCTATTATTGTTATAACGAAGAACAACAGATATTAGATCACATATTGGTTGGTAAGAATTTAGAATATGTTGAGATAATTGAAAGAATATAG
- a CDS encoding ankyrin repeat domain-containing protein, whose protein sequence is MTKEKEFIDAVDRADYKAFSRLLPSVNVNSTDKDGYTALHYAARNGNDVLVRKLINATANVNAENSNGYTPLVETIYYMLSEELALSNNKEVVKLLLCNGANLNGIEELHETFTGEDDITALKEVITFIEGVIENNDNQDNNQDSTLSGENISEQQNIDKEDGITEDGSYGSQRSFIPTIDDEENIQDRHINSSIEVTEESSLSSFLLKNLYSWMNQLPEWMQKLIINSTPIKDLIKHAKQTAAIYDMKSIEQDFIEKMFTFFESGNVVDSVEESANNSVNILDFSSTELVDTSLVYPGSLKHVNAFIFPTMIESTSIFDDSYLSELLYAN, encoded by the coding sequence ATGACTAAAGAAAAAGAATTCATTGATGCAGTAGATAGAGCAGATTACAAAGCATTTAGTAGGCTTCTTCCTTCGGTTAATGTTAATAGCACAGACAAAGATGGTTACACAGCACTACATTATGCTGCAAGAAATGGTAACGATGTTTTAGTTAGAAAGTTAATAAATGCTACAGCTAATGTAAATGCAGAAAATAGTAATGGATATACTCCTTTAGTAGAAACTATTTATTATATGCTTAGTGAAGAACTAGCATTATCCAATAATAAAGAAGTAGTCAAATTATTATTATGCAACGGAGCTAACTTAAACGGAATAGAAGAATTACATGAAACCTTCACAGGTGAAGATGATATTACTGCATTAAAAGAAGTTATTACTTTCATAGAAGGTGTAATAGAAAACAATGATAATCAGGATAATAATCAAGATTCAACTCTATCTGGAGAAAATATCTCCGAGCAACAAAACATAGACAAAGAAGATGGTATTACAGAAGATGGTAGTTATGGAAGTCAAAGAAGTTTTATACCAACTATTGATGACGAAGAGAACATTCAAGATAGACATATTAACTCTTCTATTGAGGTAACTGAAGAATCTTCATTGTCTAGTTTTCTTTTAAAAAACCTTTATTCATGGATGAATCAGCTTCCAGAGTGGATGCAAAAATTAATAATTAACTCTACTCCTATTAAAGATTTAATTAAACATGCAAAACAGACAGCAGCAATATATGATATGAAATCTATAGAACAAGATTTTATTGAAAAGATGTTTACTTTCTTCGAATCTGGCAATGTGGTGGATTCTGTTGAAGAAAGCGCAAACAACAGCGTAAATATATTAGATTTTTCTTCCACTGAATTAGTTGACACAAGCTTAGTGTATCCCGGCTCGTTAAAACATGTAAATGCTTTTATTTTTCCAACAATGATAGAATCAACTAGTATCTTCGATGATTCCTATTTGAGTGAATTGCTCTATGCTAATTGA